In Sulfuricurvum sp., the following proteins share a genomic window:
- a CDS encoding cytochrome c: MTERITKNMARNIYFGGGLFAILVFTGLTFDTVKQVPKLSHDDKITESVALGKRVWENNNCVGCHTIMGEGAYYAPELGNAFQRLGGGDEEAFKTYLAGWMAAQPMDTPNRRKMPQFHLTPEQVTNLADFLIWTSRVNNQEWPPNIKG; the protein is encoded by the coding sequence ATGACTGAACGTATTACTAAGAATATGGCCAGAAATATTTACTTTGGCGGAGGTCTTTTTGCCATTTTGGTATTTACAGGACTTACCTTTGATACCGTTAAGCAAGTTCCAAAATTAAGTCATGATGACAAAATTACGGAATCCGTGGCTCTTGGAAAAAGAGTATGGGAAAATAATAACTGCGTCGGTTGCCATACGATTATGGGAGAAGGTGCCTATTACGCACCAGAACTTGGAAACGCCTTTCAACGTTTAGGCGGAGGAGATGAAGAAGCATTTAAGACGTATCTCGCAGGATGGATGGCAGCACAGCCTATGGATACACCTAATAGAAGAAAAATGCCGCAGTTTCATTTAACACCGGAACAAGTGACTAACCTCGCAGACTTTTTGATTTGGACATCACGTGTCAACAATCAAGAGTGGCCGCCAAACATTAAAGGATAA